One Vicia villosa cultivar HV-30 ecotype Madison, WI linkage group LG5, Vvil1.0, whole genome shotgun sequence genomic window, GTCTTTCCATCGAGAAAAAAATCGCATCCTTGCTATATAACAGCACAATCCACACCGGTCACGAAGAATGGTTGCATACtctcaaagtaaaaaaaaatcaaaagagatGGCCATTCTTTATAGATTTACATATCTTACAAACCAAGTAATATGTAGTAGACTAGAGTAATTGGTAGTGCTATCAACATTCCAAATATAACCctgcaataaaaaaaattcatttaagaAAAATAGGTCAACTTCTTTTTTAATAGAAAGAGTAGTTAGAAAAAAACAAAcgaagtttaattaattaatgactAACCCAGTACTAAGAATAGCCGGATGGACATTGTACTCTTTTGCAAACACAAACGGAACGATACCTTGAGGAAGTGCGGCCTATTTTCAACAAATTACATTTTCATAAGTCAACAATCTAAAACTTCCATGACGCACTTAAATACTACTCAAATCGTATACTTTTTATATGGTTTTAAACGGTGACATGTGAAATTTGAGAAGAGATTAAATGACGCTGAGATTTCATAATTTTGGTGACTTtagttattttttatgattaaaaaagtggaaaaaaaatgaaaattagatAAAGAAATTGATTTATAGGTAAAAGAAAGAATCAAAGTCACTATTAATTTTGGCGGTTTAAAGTCACCGAAACCAATACTACGATGATAGAGTGGAAATtcactaaaaataattaatttacctGAACAATAGCTACGCGTAAAAGGTTGCCACGCAGGCCAACAGCAATGGAAGCCGCTGCCATGACAGCCGGACCAGTAAGAAATCGAACAGCCATAGCAAATGAAGCAACCGAGTTCCCACAAGCAATCATCTTAGGTTGTAGAGCCATAAACAAACCTACGCACatgtcaaacaaaacaaaacagttACATCCTCCATTTTTACCCAAAATGGAACAAGATCAGAAAATATCCTATCCACAACTCACATCCACATTATCCTCATTGAAAAATTCTTTACAATTTAGTGTGTGAAAAACTATACATGTATGATGTAGTATGGCCTGATTAATGAAATTCGACCTTTACCAAATTTTGGTCCCAAAATTGAACCGGTCCCTATGACGAAACCCCACATGTCGGGAACATTGCACTGTCACAACGCAATTACAATCCCCACGTTATCGTTTAGTAAACATGTTCATTGGCTATGTTACATTGTAACAAACTCCAAAATAATGAATGGTCACAACTAGTTTCGTTTCTTTTCTTTCCCCCAAATCCATAATTCCCTTTCATAGTAGACTCATCATACCATGTTACTATGTACCTCCTTCATCGTTTTGTGATAATTGTTACTATATttttcaatattaaaaaaaagaatttacATTACAACCATCTCTATTTTATTGGCTTTATTAGATAGATACACTGAAAATGGAAAAGGATGCAATAATGTTGTTTAATGTAAAAGGGGAAAGAAATTGGATAGAAAGGAAAAGAATGAAATTATTGTAGGAGTAGGAATTTGGAGAAAACTGTGACTACTCACCTAAACTGAACATAGCCATTCCAAGACCAGCATCAGACAGTATGGAGATTGATTTCTCTATTATTTTGGGCATATGCACATGCCACCTGCaatcataattaataattatcaaACCAACCTTAAATTAAGATCATTAATGTAGTACTTATAAATAATCCAAGAATCGAAAACgagttaaattaatatattttgtggttaattaattaaaacttgAGTTTAGTTTACCTGAAGGCTACTAGGGACCAAATGACACCAATGAGGCTGGAATATGTGTTTGGGTTGCGGATTAGCTTCCGCCAAACCATGATCAATATGAGACGGGTCATTACGCTTGCCGGAGGCATGTGTTTTACGGTGGTGGCACCCGCGGTTGTCGGGTGTAGCTCCGCGGTTGAGCTTGATCCTAGTTTGTTCAGCCCGGCGGGTTCTTCTTTCTCTCGGCGATCTTCTAGCCGGAGTTCTTCTTCTTTTACTGGAAACTTCAAGTCTTCTTCACCAAACTCTGTTTCTGGCCTAGCttcattttcaactaaaaaataacaaatcaaaatcaaaatcaatctCATGTTTCATAATCTCATTAATTttctcaacaaaaataaaaatctacATTTATATACCTTTACTGGTGACCCCATTTGGAGGATGGTCATCAGGAACCAACATTCTAATCTCCTTAGCACCTTGTTCGGAGCGTCCAGATTGATCAGACACTCCGTAATCAGCCGCTCCACTTCCAAAGACTTGAAGCCCACTAGCTTCAGAAACCGGCGACGCACTAGAGCTCCACACAAACATGTGAAGCTCTTTAGCATCATGGCTCGTTTTAGAAACAGCACCATTGTTGCTAACTGTTTGTGGTTGTGCCTGAACCAATTGCTGTGTCTGTTGAGAAAATTGCTGCTGAGAGTTTTTGCTAATACTCTTGCTCAATCCAGAAGAAAATTCTGGGTTTGGAGCCGGGTAAGTAGCTGTTGCCGGCACATTCTGTGCCGGATAAAATCCAAATTTCGGAGAGCTCACCACCAGTGCCGATGCTGCTGCTGATGCTGGTGCTGGATTCTCTTCGAAATTAGATGGTCTCGGAGTAGGGCCACGTGACGTAGACTGAACGGAATACACATCCGCCGCACCAAAATTAGAATGTCTCGGCGCATAACCCATCATGGAGTAGAAATCCGTATGGTTAAAATTCGAACCTCGCGGCGTCGCGTTCCTCGAAGAGCTCAAACTATAAATCTCAGCTCCGGTGAGATTCGACGGCCGAGGAGTCATCATAAAAGACCTCCGGGAAGCATTGGATTTTCTGACATGAACATGAAGCTTACCATCATCACCAACCTCCGCATCCGTTTCAAGAAAATCCCTTCCATCAAGCGACACAACATCAGAATCAACTTTAAAGGAAACAATAGAAGCAGCAGTTTCCGGAAACTGTTCCATGATGAGAAGCTTCGCGCCACGGTACTCAAAAAGGAACAAAAGAAGCGTATACCAAATGATACACTGAAGAACCACAACCTGAACCATAAGCTTGCCGGAATATTCGCCGTACATAGCTATAAGAAGCGGAATCCCCATGACCAAAGTGTTCGGCAATGTGGAAAGAGAGAAGATTGTGATCATCCACTCTAAGCTTCCGTTAGCGGAGAAATTAGTCCATACAGTAAGTGCTAAGAGCATGATGATTTTCTGAAGTGTATCCGCCGCGATGAAACGGAAGTTCATCGCGTAAGGATCGTTGGTGGAGATGAAATGGAAGGAAAGAAGTGGTACGGCGAAGATAGCAACGAACCGGTTTATGCCGGAACATTGGTCCGGTGAGAATATTTTCCACCACCGTACGGAACCGTAGGCTAAGATCATGGCGACGTAGAGGGGAATCACGGCGGTTAAAACGGTGTATAGATCGTGCCAGGTTATCATGGCTATTGGAAATGGCGGTGGAGGTGGGGATGGTTGAAGGGTAAAATGGGAATAAAATGGGAGAAGATAAAAACCGTTAGTTAACTGAACTAGTTAACTGGTGACTGGTCTGGAGAGGGTGTACTTTGGTTGTTGTTGAGATTTTATAGTCTGCAGTCTGCACTGCAGAACTGAACTGATGTGTTTCAGATTTTGGTGATGAAGCAACTGAACTTTGAAGAGAGAGTGTCTTTGTGAGAGAGAGAATTTAGACATGAAAATAGAAGTAACTTCTAGGGTAGAGATATAGGTGTAGGAAAAAACGGAAAagatggttatatatatataagacgtggataaaatgatttttgaacacatgtgataattttatttattaaattatgaagaaaaaaaagtcatgtaaaatagttttacaatgTCAATCCGTCACAATTATGTATTCAATTAtatctcatttttattttaaaaaacttttaatgatatagttttttgttgattttttattggttgatttATAAAATAACTTTACACTATTATTCTCTTGAATTATTACATACTATTATAATTCaccatttaaataatttatataaattatctattatatataaatatctaTAGATTTATATTTCATTCATCTACATATTTTAAAGGATCTTTCATAATTTATACTTAAATGCACAAGTTAAAGAATCTAATAGTTCACTTATTGTACAAAATaagaagagatatgataagataaagataaaaatatGATACTACACAAAGATATAAATATGAATCTTATATGAGACATATCataatttttaagaaaattatctaaaaaaaataaaatttctctAGCATGAAAGAGTAATGATTACAGTAGAAGACTCTGTAAAAAATTGGTATATCACATCCTTACTAGTTTAATATTTTATTAGATAGCTAGCATAAGCATTCTCATTCGTAAAAGTATGAAATGGTTGAACTCGTCATTTCCTATAGAGAAATTTTTTAATGTTGCGTAGTGATGTCAAATATTAACATACTATGAGATAAGTTTGATAGTAGAGTTGGGGTCAGATTAACATATAAGGTCTTTGATGTTGAGTTCTTCTCCTAGAGGTATTTTTCTTTGGAAATGGCTAAGCGTGGTATTCTTAATGAGGAGATGAGAAGGAAGACACATGGTTCTTCATCTCAATCTGAGGTACTTGTCACTGAAATTAGGGGAGAAGTATGAAAAAAGAACCAAAGGATGGTAAAGAGAATAAGAGAAGCAAGTACTAACCAGGATACAAGAATGGTGTGTCATTATTGTAACAAAATATGATACATGCAGAAGTATTATAATTTGTAGAAAATGGATAACAAAGGCAAGAAAAGAGATTATGAAGATCATAATGATAATCGTGTTAGTATTGTTTATAGTGATGATCTTGTTATTCTTCGCGATCATGAGTTTTTTAATCTCGTATCAGACAAGAAGATGTGTACAGTTGACAGTGGTGCTACATTGCATGTTATACCAAGGAAGAAGTACTTCTGGTGATTTTTGAATGTTGAAGATGAGTAATGATGGTGTATCTAAGGTAATTGGTGTTGGTGatgtttgtaacaccccaaattctagactaattatttatttaattattttagcgtgaATCTATGAGTCATTGTGAAGTATTGAAAATGTGATGATATGTTGAGTCCTTATTATGGTTTTTGATGATCTGTGATGTTTGAGATTATGATGACTTAAGTGATGTCTTGGTGATTCATCTGATGTCGTGGTGGTTTGCGTGAGGCTTATGTGTATCGATGAATTTTggcgtattttagaataattataataataagtgaaattattttaattagtaaaataaaataatactagtgttagagatattaagggtaagagtggtcatttgtgaagagtaagtgagggcaatatgggaagaccatattaggggtcctaggggtaaaaagagaaaagaggaaagAGGGATTCATTATGTAGGAtcaaagttttgagaagaggcagaaggagagagctagggcatgaagaacatggaggaatacgtagagagaacgcgaagagaaataggatccaaccgtgaatcgaggtaagggggactcttccttttagtatctcttatatgGTCTTAagggataggtagattgatgtatggtttggttcaattagacattgggattgttaggttagggtgttataatttggattgaattgatgaaaattgtgtgaactatttggttaataatgagtttaaataatgttttgtggtgtatgattgaatgtatgatgttTGTATGCAtgtatatgatgtctggaatcgtttttgggtgaaaagggtgtgaaatcgcaggtctgtcgcagacctgagatttggtaaaatcgcaggtccgctgagcagagGACCCGACCTGGTTAGCTTCTGTctaacgtcgctagaggtccgctgagcggaggtctgaaggaattcgcttctgccttgtgtcgctgagcgaaccttgctgaacgagaatttttctaaaactttgaaATAGCGTATAttttgatccgtgaatctttTCTTAGTGCCATTTTGGgcattgtgcaagtaattaaatgttttatatgatgaatgatgaatatgggcagtgaccgactttatttctttaaaacccgatttaattacttgatgagaattgaacattgtgtgcatatgaaagGTGTGTGACAATgtaattgatgtgatgatgaattggttgtgattattattatgattgtgatgaatgtatGACTATTTGAattatgttgaaaacatgtacatacttattcggtgatgtggtgttgagatgagttgttcatcgtgattcggggatgttttaagtatgttatgtgtgtttcatgtaacatcccaaaatttctaatttaattagtttaatttaattttaaattaattaatttgaattagcattttattggagttatgtggaaagaaaaataaaaggttaggTTGTTGGGCCTTATGGCGGAATCAGTAATATTGGGGTGTAAGTGTGagggagcccatttctaattttatgttttcataaaataaggaaaaacaagaggagaaagggttagaacgtgaaaaacagGAAGTTGTGAGAggaggagctgaagaacgtgaaagaggaccaaagaggaagaagacccattcaagaatttggctaaggtaagggggacttgtctaattatcatctattatcgggttaggggttgataatactgaatagatgtagaattcgggtcgattgagtcatatgataggtttagggattgagtccaattgtgtgatgtttgatcctataattgaatccatgatatctatgttgttatgatctcaattgatgtgtaattgatgtattatgaggtgtttttcgtgttgtttgtgcattctatttccctaggttcgtactggtatgaattggatgagtttggaatgtatggaatgttgttttctgcaggttggggtttctgaaatcgccggttcgcgccgcgtgcatagggttggcgccgcgaataggtgggcagaatgccaggaatttgtgatacgcacaggtcgcgccgcgtacccgtgttcgcgccgcgaaggcgtaactttttctcgtttcgcgccgcgtgcagatgtttgcgccgcgaacagcttggcagagagccaaggaattcttggaaagctcagttcgcgccgcgaactgatgatggcgccgcgtgctgttggtgttttgagatatttttaaaagttcaaagatgcataactttttaactgttggtccgtttgatgcgccgtttcgagctaaacgaaccttatagaataatctatatgatgatgattgattggttttagaatgatgaaaatacatgtatgctattcttattgagtatgatgattggtgcaaatacgtgtatgttttctatatgatgatgatagaattgtgattgaatgatgtgaatatatatgaacatacttgcataataatgatgatgttgatgatgatgatgatgattgtataagtatgttgtatatgttgcattcattcatgttcattgacgatactgtatccataagggtgtgttggatcagtgaagggcgtgattcccattgtgtggaatctgtgctggcagggccgtagatgttggatcggtcatgggttattcccatatgatgatgttggtaccacatgcatggagtcagttcatacatatgcataatttataacatgattggaggtattccagtgttgtaaatgttgatgaagtgttgattgttatttgacttgtttgattgtctgtttatgaaacaattgggtgaatgatacaactgtgatgtgttattactttataacctcataacatttgttaattatgatgagactcacccttacatgttgtcattttcagattgaggatagcggctgttcgactcggtgaggattagctcatgagtcagtgttttagtagcgtcaggtgtcatgctctgatagttgtaacactggggacgcgattgtttagagtttatgattatgactctagttaatgttttgatgttttaaaggataagttttaaagatgttaaacttagtccgttttttataaatttccgctatgttaacatgaaacgttttaatttatgatgattacctcagtgaatgcatgacatgactgaatgatgtttatttattatgaattgtggcacccttatttcatgtactctgaataattgttttaaaattgccgcggggttagtaaggggtgttacaatagtggtatcagagcatagtcggtcgttatgaccagagtcttagtgtcagttttgctttcctgtgtatgcgactagtaagacttaactgtcgatacttctgttctgattaaattggttgtgatttaagcagaacaatggctggaagaggaggaagaaacgatgatgctgtCGCTGAGGccctgggcatgattgctggtgtgctgggaggaaatgccaatggtgctgcgattggtgctgacaggcagctgaacagttttcagaggaacaatcctccattgttcaagggtacgcatgatcctgaaggtgctcagaagtggcttaaggaggtcgagagaatcttcagagtcatcgattgtgctgaggatctgaaggtgagatatggtactcacatgttgtctgaagaagctgacgactggtggatgactaccaggactgaactggaagctgatggtgtggctatttcttgggctgtgttcaagagggaatttttgagaaggtactttcctgaagacgtaagaggtcgaaaggaaattgaatttctggaactggttcaaggaagcatgacagtaccagagtatgcttcgaagttcgttgagttggcaaagtactacgttcactacaacaacgatgaagctagtgaattctcgaaatgcatcaagttcgagaacggtctccgtgatgagattaagcagggtatcagataccaaagaatccggagatttgtagacttggtggactgtagtaggatcttcgaggaagataatctcaagctgaagtcatctcactctcgcgagttagttgacagaaaagggaagaagcctatggataagggtaagccatatggtagaggtaatccaaagactggtggttggaagaagcctagtgggggagactccagtgcttttgtcaggtgctataattgtggtgaggttgggcaccgtaggaatgagtgcaagctgaatcagaagaagtgcttcaagtgtgaagaagtgggtcatgttgccgctgattgtaagaagaagattgtgacttgttacaattgtggtgaagagggtcacattagcccacagtgtcctaaaccgaagaagaaccaagctggaggaaaggtctttgctttgtctggatcagaaatgtaacaccccttttctaaccccaaatatatcatacaatcacacagagtaatcatgcataaggaaaagggagtcacatgttattttcatcacaatgaaaacctaaagcaaacatccaacattcttaatatgcaaagatcatattcgtaacacaatgtaaatctcatgctttcatacattatgcataaacgcttgcggaaaacaatagaattgctattaaaatttcaatgaatatatcccatactatattcatctaccaatatcgaattaacatttaaatccacaatcttggccacatagccttaaacaacatgtctgggatctcaaacaaatacatccgaatatccaacaaaacatagagaatagcaatatccaaacataagcataagtctaaataaattccccccaagtgttacatgatcagagcatatgactcgctacctaatccactaacaaactcaggagctcctcggctaaatcctcggacaagctactactcgtcggaacctgcacgttatcaacgaaggataacattcaaacagaagggtgagaattcaaattctaaatagaaaatataatagtgggaaatgcaacataagtaaggatacatttcaagaattcatcactcttcacaaaacatgtatttatctccaatataaagttaacatgttcaacttaattaattatcacaattaattcacaacctCATTTATTGCcaatttacatatatacacatatatcactcatacgtatatatttcacatttcacatcaaatatgtatcaatcacgtgtatctcattctcatcacattttcTAATTCCtatcaaatgattcatcattccacatatatgcatatcaatcaaattcacatccacacattcataccacataatcacacataacaacatttcacaccgacacgtgcgactcaagtgtgactctatgcgatatgcatgtggatccctccgttatcatttccggtcatgccgattgtcattctctctagactagataaccacctcaaagccccatactcgttaagctttcaaaccccgtactcgttaggtttgggacaagtaaataaccttcgcgagattacccaacattgccactttcaaagactcatgcttgtgtacgtgtgcaacaaaacaagactcatgcatttaagacgatctctctatctcttaaactacacaatcacatctttccaaccttgcacaacattacacaacatgcaattcaatccaatctcaacacaattatcatttagcattccattacataatacattcaattacacctcacacatgttatttaatcaattaataacacattttgaacatatagaagtaataggtatgcaaatcaagtcttaaacaaacaagaaaatgtttttgaacatagttcgcgccgccaacctttggtcgcgccgcgaagtaacAGACAGAAACAAGGTATTTCAAAAAtgcattcagttcgcgccgcatccACATATGCGCGCCGCGAAGTACAAGGCAGAACCAAATCATTTCAGAATTCATCCAGTTCGCGCCGCCACCTCTCGTTGGCGTCGCGAACACAGCGTAGAAGTGAATTTTCTGCTTAAACTCAGCACAGTTCCCTCTTGTCATTTCATCACTCAATTCACAGTTCAGCTCATTATTTGCACACGAATttcacatacataacatacacataacccatatgtatccttagattcatcaaagtttcattaatcatgcaaattcatgaatttcacccaaatcccaaagttaggttttcacattcttttcatccaacatgttataaatcaaaaccacccatagaatcaagtaaagaatcatgaatgacatgttatttctacccattccaatcataaacaacatcaaacaacacaaatctCATGGATTATGAAAATGCTCAAAGTGAAATCTCATGTTTtaacacatacaacattacccaatcatagattctacaagaacttgtattcaaacccttacctcttgaatttctccttctaacttcaagaatctacaatcctctcctcttctctcttctactcttttgcctcttttctcttctctactttttctttctatctttctatctaatttaggttaactcatagaattctcttctaactctcattatctcattgggcttaacccacctaatactctttttcactcaactaagcccatttaactaatttcaaataaaatcctaccatttattaattagctaaataacaaattaccacaaaatcaaataattattacgcaaacaataattaaataaaacacataaacaattatcaattatcaaataatcctaattaattaaatctaataaaaataggatgttacaagaaaccactccggaggatagattaattaaaggtacgtgttttattcatggcacacctttagttgcgattattgatactggagcaactcattcttttatttctttggattgagctaagaggttgaatttggaaatatctgaaataaatggaagcatggttattgatactccggcgtcgggttcagtaactacttcgtccgcatgcttgaattgtccggttgacatttttggtagggaattcggaatggacttagtgtgccttccattgaaacaactcgatgtaatcctggggatgaactggttagaatttaaccgtgttcacatcaactatttttcgaagacagtaatctttcctggagaagttcattctgatgatctggagatgacggctagacaagtggatgaagctatcaaggatggtgcaacagtgtttatgttatttgcattaacaaattcgaaggaaag contains:
- the LOC131602548 gene encoding auxin efflux carrier component 4-like, with protein sequence MITWHDLYTVLTAVIPLYVAMILAYGSVRWWKIFSPDQCSGINRFVAIFAVPLLSFHFISTNDPYAMNFRFIAADTLQKIIMLLALTVWTNFSANGSLEWMITIFSLSTLPNTLVMGIPLLIAMYGEYSGKLMVQVVVLQCIIWYTLLLFLFEYRGAKLLIMEQFPETAASIVSFKVDSDVVSLDGRDFLETDAEVGDDGKLHVHVRKSNASRRSFMMTPRPSNLTGAEIYSLSSSRNATPRGSNFNHTDFYSMMGYAPRHSNFGAADVYSVQSTSRGPTPRPSNFEENPAPASAAASALVVSSPKFGFYPAQNVPATATYPAPNPEFSSGLSKSISKNSQQQFSQQTQQLVQAQPQTVSNNGAVSKTSHDAKELHMFVWSSSASPVSEASGLQVFGSGAADYGVSDQSGRSEQGAKEIRMLVPDDHPPNGVTSKVENEARPETEFGEEDLKFPVKEEELRLEDRREKEEPAGLNKLGSSSTAELHPTTAGATTVKHMPPASVMTRLILIMVWRKLIRNPNTYSSLIGVIWSLVAFRWHVHMPKIIEKSISILSDAGLGMAMFSLGLFMALQPKMIACGNSVASFAMAVRFLTGPAVMAAASIAVGLRGNLLRVAIVQAALPQGIVPFVFAKEYNVHPAILSTGVIFGMLIALPITLVYYILLGL